The following are encoded in a window of Sebastes umbrosus isolate fSebUmb1 chromosome 7, fSebUmb1.pri, whole genome shotgun sequence genomic DNA:
- the serpine2 gene encoding glia-derived nexin: MKHLSLLCLYSLVVTLYGHKGALSTAPSYGERGSDLGIQVFQQVVRSKPLENVVLSPHGVASILGMLLPGAHGDTRKQVLSALRYKKNGPYRMLKKLHKTLTAKSNQDVVLIANAMFSQEGFPMEEAFVSANKANFQCESRSMDFSNPQVAADEINGWVNNKTKGHIPSLIKPDMLDAALTRLVAVNAIYFKGLWKSRFQPENTKMRPFNGGDGNVYKVPMMSQLSVFSIGLATTPQGLKYKVIELPYHGNTISMLIVLPSEEDTPLSHVIPHISTATVQSWTKLMNMRKVRLLIPRFTADVEVDLKAPFSALGITDMFSQDKADFRHLSAEPLHVSKALQKAKIVVNEDGTKAAAATAAILLARSSPPWVTVDRPFLFLIRHNPTGTVLFMGQINQP; encoded by the exons ATGAAGCACCTCTCATTACTGTGCCTGTATTCACTGGTGGTGACCTTGTATGGCCATAAGGGTGCGCTGTCCACGGCGCCCTCCTACGGTGAACGGGGCTCTGATCTTGGCATACAGGTGTTTCAGCAAGTAGTCCGCTCCAAGCCCCTGGAAAATGTGGTGCTTTCGCCCCACGGTGTAGCTTCCATCCTGGGGATGTTGCTACCAGGAGCCCATGGAGATACTCGGAAGCAGGTCCTCAGTGCTCTCCGGTACAAGAAAAATG GCCCGTACAGGATGTTGAAGAAGCTGCACAAGACCTTGACAGCTAAGTCCAACCAGGACGTTGTGCTGATCGCCAACGCCATGTTCAGCCAGGAGGGCTTCCCCATGGAGGAGGCCTTTGTGTCCGCCAACAAAGCCAACTTCCAATGTGAGAGCAGGAGCATGGACTTCAGCAATCCCCAAGTGGCAGCAGATGAGATCAATGGATGGGTCAACAACAAGACCAAAG GTCACATCCCCAGCTTGATCAAACCAGACATGCTGGACGCGGCTCTGACCCGTCTGGTCGCTGTCAACGCCATCTACTTCAAAGGTTTATGGAAGTCTCGCTTCCAGCCCGAGAACACCAAGATGAGGCCCTTCAACGGGGGCGACGGGAATGTATATAAAGTCCCAATGATGTCCCAACTGTCCGTCTTCAGTATCG GCTTGGCCACCACACCTCAGGGACTGAAATATAAGGTGATTGAGCTTCCCTATCACGGCAACACCATCAGCATGTTGATAGTCTTGCCCTCTGAAGAGGACACGCCTCTGTCCCATGTTATCCCGCACATCAGCACGGCCACAGTGCAGAGCTGGACCAAACTGATGAACATGAGAAAAGTCCGTCTGCTCATTCCcag gttTACTGCTGATGTGGAGGTAGATCTGAAAGCCCCCTTTTCAGCGCTGGGAATAACAGACATGTTCAGTCAGGACAAAGCTGACTTCAGACACCTCA GTGCTGAGCCTCTGCATGTATCCAAGGCTCTCCAGAAAGCCAAAATTGTGGTGAATGAAGATGgaacaaaagcagcagcagccactg CTGCCATTTTGCTGGCTCGGTCCTCTCCACCTTGGGTTACAGTGGACAGacctttcctcttcctcatcagaCATAACCCAACAG GTACCGTCCTCTTTATGGGCCAGATCAACCAGCCTTGA